CGCCATCCGGCGCCATGCAATAGTCAGCTGTGAACTTGACGTCAGCCGAGGTGACCGGGGTGCCGTCGGACCACTTGAGGCCTTCCTTGAGCTTCCAGGTGATCGAGGTCAAATCAGCGGAAACGCCGCCATTCTCGACTGTCGGGATTTCATCAACCAGCCACGGAACCAGGCTGCCGGTCTGGTCAAATCGGGCCAGCGGCTCGACGATCAATGACGCCGATTCGATGTCCTTGGTGCCGCCCGACAGATACGGGTTGAGGATCGAAGGCGCCTGCCAGTAGATGATTTTGACTTCGCCGTCCGAGCCGCGCTCGGCGTTCGCTACGGGTGCAAACGCCAGTGCGGCGACGGCACCCATCAGGATGGTCTTGAGTTTCATGAGACTGTCTCCTTGTTCGTATTGTTATTTCGTTGTTTGGCCAGCGGTTGATCCCGCGGTCTTTGCTGTGTTGTCCGCATAAAGGTGGCAAGCCACCTGTCTTCCATCTCCGAAATCAAACACGTCCGGCTCGATTTGCCGGCAGATATCCATGACCTTCGGGCAGCGGGTGGAAAAGTTGCAGCCCTTGGGCGGATTGGCAGGCGAGGGCACATCGCCCTGCAGCACGATCGGCTTGCGGGTGCGTTCATAATCGGGATCGGGTTCGGGCACCGCCGACAGCAGCGCCTGGGTGTAAGGATGCAGCGGCTCGGCGAACAGCTCGTCGCGCGAGGCGATCTCGACGATCCGGCCCAGATACATCACCGCGACCCGGTCGGCGATATGGCGCACCATCGACAGGTCGTGGCTGATGAACAGATAGGTCAGATCGAGCCGGTCCTGCAGTTCCTCAAGCAGGTTGACCACCTGTGCCTGGATCGACACGTCGAGGGCGGCAATCGGCTCGTCGCAAACAATGAATTTGGGATTGAGTGCCAGCGCCCGCGCGATGCCGATCCTTTGGCGCTGGCCACCGGAGAATTCATGCGGATAGCGCTTTGCGAAGGCGCGGTTGAGGCCAACCCAGTCCATCAGTTCATAGACACGGGCCAGGCGCTCTTCATCCGTGAGGTCGAGATGCTCGTCCAGCGGCTCGGCGATGATGCTGGCCACCGTCATCCGTGGATTGAGGCTGGCCTGCGGATCCTGAAAGATCATCTGCATCATCGGCCGCTTGGAGCGAAGGCTGTTGCTGTCGGCCTGTGCGATTTCGTTGCCGTTGATTTCCACGGTGCCGCCGGTGATGTCGTAAAGCCGCAGGATCGACCGTCCGACGGTGGACTTGCCGCATCCGGATTCGCCGACCAGCCCCAAGGTCTCGCCCGGCAGGATGTCAAAACTGATGCCGTCCACCGCCTTGATGTCACCGACATGGGACTTGAACAAACCTGAGTGTATCGGGAAATACATCTTGAGGTCCCGCACCTTGACGAGCGGGCCGACAGCAGTCTCTTCAGCCATGCGCGGTCTCCGGTGCAGGGGTGGTGGCCTTGTCGACAAGGAAGCAGGCTGCCTTGTGGCCCGGTGCGGAAATCGGAGTGAGCAAAGGGTTTTCCTCGCTGCACCGCTCAAACGCAAACTGGCAGCGGTTCCTGAACTGGCAGCTGGCGGGTGCTTCAGTGAGGATTGGCGGCTGCCCCTCGATCACCTGCAGCTTCTCGGCCCGCGGCCCGCGCACCGCCGGCACGGTTTTCAGCAGCGCCTGAGTATAGGGATGTTGCGGATCGTCAAAGATTTCCTTGACCGGACCTTCTTCGACCACCTGCCCGGCATACATCACCATCACCCTATCGGCGATCCCGGCAATCACGCCCAGATCATGGGTGATCCAGATGATCGCCATGCCGAGCTTCTGCCGCAGTTCCTTGACCAGTTCGATGATCTGCGCCTGGATCGTCACATCCAGCGCCGTGGTTGGTTCGTCCGCAATCAGCACCTGCGGGTCACAGGCCAGCGCAATGGCGATCATCACCCGCTGCCGCATGCCGCCGGAAAACTGATGTGGATAGTCCTTGAGGCGCCGTTCGGCATCGGGAATGCCGACCAGTTCCAGAAGCTCGATCGAGCGCGTGCGGGCCTGAGCCTTGGTCATGCCCATATGGGCGCGCAGCGGCTCGGCAAGCTGGTAACCGATTGTGTAGACCGGATTGAGCGATGTCATCGGGTCTTGGAAGATAAAGCCGATCTTGGAACCGCGGACATTGCGCAGCTCCTCGTTGCTGATCTTGAGTAGATCCTGACCGCCGAACATCACCGCACCATCGCGCATCTCTGCGGGTGGTGATGGCAGCAGCCTCAAGAGTGACATCATTGTCACCGATTTTCCGGATCCGCTTTCTCCAACCACACCCAGCAATTCGCCGGGTCGCAGATGGAAGCTGACCGAGTTCACCGCGTGCACTTCGCCGCCACGGGTTCGGAAAACCGTCTTAAGCCCTTTTACATCCAGAATTGGCGAGGCCGTGTCTGGCATACTGTACCCCTCGGGAAATGGCTTCCCGTTATTTTTGTTGCCGGTCTACTCTCACGATACCGGTGGCTGACACTATTGGACAATTTTCCAGCGGTTGGCCAGTGGGGTTTCGCAAATTGTTCGATTCCTGTTCGTACGGTTTCAAAATCGACATAAAAATGCGCGTGTTTCGGTGCTGGACAATGTGCCAGATTGAGCACAACACTGTGGACAGATGCTTCTCGGCGTCGCGTCAAATTGGATAGAAAAATCTTATGGAACAATTTCTTACACCTCGTGAGCTTCTCACAAAGCTGGTTTCATTTCCTACCGTCAGCCGCGATACCAACCTGCCGCTGGTGGATTGGGTCGAGGAATATCTCGGCAGTCATGGCATCAAGTCCAGGCGTCTCATGAGTCCCTGTGGCGAAAAGGCACATCTTTATGCCCAGGTCGGTCCGGAGATCGATGGCGGTGTCATCTTGTCGGGTCACACCGATGTCGTTCCCGTTGATGGCCAGGCCTGGAGCACCGACCCCTGGACACTCACCGAGCGCGACGGAAAGCTCTTCGGCCGCGGAGCCTGCGACATGAAGGGCTTTGATGCGCTGGCGCTTTACGCCATGACGCGCGCCAAGACCCGTGATCTCAAGCGTCCTCTGCAACTGGCCTTTTCCTTTGACGAAGAGGTTGGCTGCGCCGCCGTGGTTGATCTGGTCGAGGCGATGCTTGGCGAATTGCCGAAAGCGCGCGAGGTTCTGGTGGGTGAGCCGACCATGATGAAGGTGGTTTCAGGCCACAAGGGCGGGCTTGGATACAAGGTCCATGTCCGCGGCTTCGAGGTGCATTCGTCGCTTCTGCCCTATGGCGTGAGCGCGATCATGCAGGCGGCGAAGCTGATCGACTGGGCCAATCAGAAAAATGCCGAAAATGCGGCCAGCGCGCCCTCGGACCTTGCCGCACCGTTTGATCCGCCTTTCACCACGCTGCATGTGGGAACGATAGAAGGCGGCACAGCCCACAATATCACGGCCAAGGACTGCAGTTTCTTCATCGAGTTCCGCTTCGTGCCGGGCGAAAGCCCTGATGACTGGGCGAAAGCGTTTGAGGCGAAGGCCGCCGAACTGACTGCCGAAATGCAGAAGATCCAACCCGACACCGGGATCGATCTCGTCCGTGGCTTCGGGGTTCCCGCGCTGGCGCCTGAAGCTGATGGCGCCGCCGAAGCGCTGGCTCGCCGCCTCACCGGCGACAATGGCAGCCATGTGGTCAGCTACGGCACGGAAGGCAGCCAGTTCCAGACCCGCGGTTACTCCACCGTGATCTGCGGGCCGGGCGACATTGCCCAGGCC
The DNA window shown above is from Hoeflea phototrophica DFL-43 and carries:
- a CDS encoding ABC transporter ATP-binding protein yields the protein MAEETAVGPLVKVRDLKMYFPIHSGLFKSHVGDIKAVDGISFDILPGETLGLVGESGCGKSTVGRSILRLYDITGGTVEINGNEIAQADSNSLRSKRPMMQMIFQDPQASLNPRMTVASIIAEPLDEHLDLTDEERLARVYELMDWVGLNRAFAKRYPHEFSGGQRQRIGIARALALNPKFIVCDEPIAALDVSIQAQVVNLLEELQDRLDLTYLFISHDLSMVRHIADRVAVMYLGRIVEIASRDELFAEPLHPYTQALLSAVPEPDPDYERTRKPIVLQGDVPSPANPPKGCNFSTRCPKVMDICRQIEPDVFDFGDGRQVACHLYADNTAKTAGSTAGQTTK
- a CDS encoding ABC transporter ATP-binding protein; this translates as MPDTASPILDVKGLKTVFRTRGGEVHAVNSVSFHLRPGELLGVVGESGSGKSVTMMSLLRLLPSPPAEMRDGAVMFGGQDLLKISNEELRNVRGSKIGFIFQDPMTSLNPVYTIGYQLAEPLRAHMGMTKAQARTRSIELLELVGIPDAERRLKDYPHQFSGGMRQRVMIAIALACDPQVLIADEPTTALDVTIQAQIIELVKELRQKLGMAIIWITHDLGVIAGIADRVMVMYAGQVVEEGPVKEIFDDPQHPYTQALLKTVPAVRGPRAEKLQVIEGQPPILTEAPASCQFRNRCQFAFERCSEENPLLTPISAPGHKAACFLVDKATTPAPETAHG
- the argE gene encoding acetylornithine deacetylase, with the protein product MEQFLTPRELLTKLVSFPTVSRDTNLPLVDWVEEYLGSHGIKSRRLMSPCGEKAHLYAQVGPEIDGGVILSGHTDVVPVDGQAWSTDPWTLTERDGKLFGRGACDMKGFDALALYAMTRAKTRDLKRPLQLAFSFDEEVGCAAVVDLVEAMLGELPKAREVLVGEPTMMKVVSGHKGGLGYKVHVRGFEVHSSLLPYGVSAIMQAAKLIDWANQKNAENAASAPSDLAAPFDPPFTTLHVGTIEGGTAHNITAKDCSFFIEFRFVPGESPDDWAKAFEAKAAELTAEMQKIQPDTGIDLVRGFGVPALAPEADGAAEALARRLTGDNGSHVVSYGTEGSQFQTRGYSTVICGPGDIAQAHQPDEFLSLEQLAAGEGFMDRLLDHLCA